A genomic window from Salvia hispanica cultivar TCC Black 2014 chromosome 5, UniMelb_Shisp_WGS_1.0, whole genome shotgun sequence includes:
- the LOC125189841 gene encoding major strawberry allergen Fra a 1-3-like encodes MGAITYDIEIPSSISAAKIFKAVVLDVDTLVPKIMPQAIKSVEILEGDGGIGTIKLIHFGEGSQYKSVKHRVDAIEKENLPHSYNIIEGDVLGGVIEFVTYRVNCWL; translated from the coding sequence ATGGGTGCTATCACTTACGATATTGAGATCCCTTCCTCCATCTCGGCCGCAAAGATTTTTAAGGCCGTGGTGCTCGATGTTGACACCCTCGTCCCCAAGATCATGCCTCAAGCAATCAAGAGCGTCGAGATCTTGGAAGGAGATGGTGGCATTGGGACCATCAAGCTTATCCATTTTGGCGAAGGGAGTCAATATAAGAGTGTGAAGCACCGCGTGGATGCTATCGAAAAGGAGAACTTGCCCCACAGTTACAACATAATTGAGGGCGATGTTCTTGGAGGAGTTATTGAATTCGTTACTTATCGTGTGAATTGTTGGCTTTAG
- the LOC125186902 gene encoding mavicyanin-like, which produces MGRWKILVSLVVVSLLLCSSECLQHRVGDSIWSIPPTNNFYKNWSSSYTFHTGDTLYFDFDSGLYNVLQVSRGEFDMCTGYEPYKTFIDGPATIPLPMKGVFYYVCNVSNYCALGLKLWVIVEQT; this is translated from the exons ATGGGGAGATGGAAGATATTAGTATCATTAGTGGTGGTGTCATTACTATTATGTAGTTCAGAGTGTTTGCAACATAGAGTTGGGGATTCAATATGGTCTATTCCTCCAACCAATAATTTCTACAAAAACTGGTCTTCTTCCTACACCTTTCACACTGGAGACACTCTTT ATTTCGACTTCGATTCAGGGCTTTACAACGTGCTTCAAGTGTCGAGAGGCGAGTTCGATATGTGCACCGGATACGAGCCATACAAGACCTTCATCGACGGACCGGCCACCATCCCTTTGCCTATGAAAGGCGTCTTTTATTATGTATGCAATGTCTCCAACTATTGTGCCTTAGGCCTCAAGCTTTGGGTCATCGTAGAACAGACTTAA